The Candidatus Methylomirabilota bacterium region TCCTGCGCGCCGTCAAGACCGCCACAAGCCTTGGTGGGGTCCCAGCCTACCAGGATCTCCATTCCTGACAGGCTCTTGCTCGCAGGGCGCAGCTGATCGTGTAGCTAATGGCTTGGAGGGGCCGAAAAAGTTTTGCGTTGCAGGGACGAGGGGCTGCGGTGGGTAAAAGAGGGTGATCAGAGTGTCTAGCTCTTCTGTTCCTCGGTCTTCTCTTCGGTCCCTTTCCCCTCCTTCGGCGTGACGTCTATGGCATCCTTGCCCGAGGTGGCATCTTTGAATCCCCGGATGGCCTTACCCATCCCGCTACCGATCTCCGGGAGGCGGTTGGCCCCGAAGACGATCAGGACGATGAAAAGGATCACGAGAAGCTCTGGAACGCCCAGTCCGAACATTACTCCTCCTCAGGGTATGGTCAGACCCTTTGAATTTAGGCCTGTCCTTACTTAAAGATCGTATATCTCTGCCCTCCTGTCAAGGAAAACTCTCCCCCTCTTACTGGCCGTAAAGCACCCGTTCGTCTCCTGAACGTCTGGTGAGCTTAATCTGGTCGAAATGTTCGAGGAAGGGAATGGCGTGCTTCCGGGTGAGTCCCAGCAGGTCCTTGAACGTAGGGACAGAGATCGAGGGATGGCGCTCGAAATGGGCGCGGAGAAGAGCCTTTGCCCGCTCGTAGGCATCCCGATGCAGATATAACTCATCGTTGATTTTGATGAGGATACCCTGCTCCACCAGGCGGAAGAAGACCGCCTGCGCCGCCTTCCGGTCTGTCGCTGCTTCCTTGAAGGCTGCATCGGTGGTCGGGGGCTGGAGTCCAGCCTTTTGGTAATGGTTCTCGAGGCGCTCCTGAAGGGCTGTCTCTGCTGGCGAGAGCTGCGCCTGGTGTGCAGTGAGATGGACCCGGTCCCGATCCTGGGCCACTTCTCCCGCCTGCGTGAGGTCGGTGAGGAGCTGAGTAAAGAGGGGTGGGGAGACCCTCGTCGCCATGCGAGAACGGAGCTCCTCCTTAGAGATCCCCTCCCGCAAG contains the following coding sequences:
- a CDS encoding twin-arginine translocase TatA/TatE family subunit, producing the protein MFGLGVPELLVILFIVLIVFGANRLPEIGSGMGKAIRGFKDATSGKDAIDVTPKEGKGTEEKTEEQKS